The following are encoded together in the Heliangelus exortis chromosome 15, bHelExo1.hap1, whole genome shotgun sequence genome:
- the LOC139803241 gene encoding protocadherin alpha-13-like, which produces MWVCCGAVLRVLLLVQAAWWVSVGQVRYSVSEEAKVGTVVGRVAQDLGLEAGDAEARRLRLVAQGRRASVEVSGASGALVVSSRLDREELCGKSAPCALRLEVLVERPLRVFHVELEVTDINDNAPVFPVARKNLSIAEFTTLPGSRFPLEGASDADIGSNAQLSYTLSPTEHFRIEEEKSRSKSLFLVLAKPLDRETVPVHRLVVTASDGGRPSLTGTMELVITVLDVNDNAPQFNQSVYTVILPEDASEGTLVARVNATDPDLGIYGEVIYEIEAVVPPSATDVFSIDARSGEIRLRGALDFETVSLYHLHIKAKDKGTPPLLGHCSIELEVLDVNDNAPEVRVTSLSVPVSEEASVGTVVALLSVSDRDSGANGRVRCWVRPSSPFGLVSRLSGSYSLVLREALDRERVSEYEVEVLAEDGGSPPLSGRRGVRVSVSDVNDNAPSFSQAVYTVLTRENNAAGAELGRVWARDPDEAGNGRVRYSLWEAAVGGWRSASSYVSVDAESGRVWALQALDYEEVQVLEFEVRAVDAGEPPLSGNATVQVFVVDENDNAPSLLPAAGGGAGGEAGGGARGGAGGSLEAWSGEGSEALMVPSLWAWASWGSPAGQVVAKIRAVDADSGYNAWLRYELWEPRGKAPFRVGLYSGEVRTTRALEEADGPRQRLLIVVRDHGEPPRSVTATLSVSVVEGAEAAAAVAAGSSGPRASSVSEEVSLLSSASTNVWLVVAICAVSSLFVLAVVLYGASRWAPRAGVVSGPGPTTLVCASEVGSWSYSQRQSRSLCVAEGAGKSDLMVFSPNFPPPPGAAAKETQPEPPALLDTVSGPPCPGTRPFLSLLSFCGHGISPLGLVPWILLLVLDGVNWSFSFMFCPLWTSSGSCFIQVG; this is translated from the coding sequence ATGTGGGTGTGTTGCGGTGCGGTGCTGCGGGTGTTGTTGTTGGTGCAGGCGGCGTGGTGGGTGTCGGTGGGTCAGGTGCGGTACTCGGTGTCGGAGGAAGCCAAGGTCGGGACGGTGGTGGGGCGTGTGGCGCAGGACCTGGGCCTGGAGGCGGGCGATGCGGAGGCGCGGCGGCTGCGGCTGGTGGCGCAGGGCCGGCGGGCGAGCGTGGAGGTGAGCGGGGCGAGCGGGGCGCTGGTGGTGAGCTCGCGGCTGGACCGGGAGGAGCTGTGCGGGAAGAGCGCGCCGTGCGCCCTGcggctggaggtgctggtggagcGGCCGCTGCGCGTCTTCCACGTGGAGCTGGAGGTCACCGACATCAACGACAACGCCCCGGTCTTCCCCGTCGCCAGAAAAAACCTCAGCATCGCGGAATTTACAACCCTGCCCGGTTCCCGTTTCCCGCTGGAGGGCGCGTCGGATGCAGATATCGGATCTAACGCGCAGCTCTCCTACACGCTCAGCCCCACCGAGCATTTTAGAATAGAAGAAGAGAAATCGCGCAGTAAATCCTTGTTTCTGGTGCTCGCAAAACCCCTGGACCGGGAGACGGTTCCGGTGCACCGGCTGGTGGTGACGGCGAGTGACGGGGGCCGTCCGTCTCTGACGGGCACGATGGAGCTGGTGATCACGGTGCTGGATGTGAACGACAACGCGCCACAATTTAATCAGTCGGTTTACACCGTCATTTTACCCGAAGATGCCTCAGAGGGGACACTTGTGGCGCGGGTGAACGCCACGGATCCAGACTTGGGAATATATGGCGAAGTGATTTATGAAATTGAAGCTGTTGTTCCCCCCTCGGCCACGGATGTATTCAGTATCGATGCAAGAAGTGGGGAGATCCGACTGAGGGGTGCTCTGGATTTTGAGACAGTTTCTTTATACCATTTACATATTAAGGCAAAAGACAAGGGGACGCCTCCTCTCTTGGGTCACTGCAGCATTGAGCTGGAAGTGTTGGACGTGAACGACAACGCGCCCGAGGTGCGGGTGACGTCGCTGTCGGTGCCGGTGTCGGAGGAGGCGTCGGTGGGGACGGTGGTGGCCCTGCTGAGCGTGTCGGACCGTGACTCGGGGGCGAACGGTCGGGTGCGGTGCTGGGTGCGTCCGTCGTCGCCGTTCGGTCTGGTGTCGAGGTTGTCGGGGTCGTACTCGCTGGTGCTGCGTGAGGCGCTGGACCGCGAGCGGGTGTCGGAGTACGAGGTGGAGGTGTTGGCGGAGGACGGCGGGTCGCCGCCGCTGTCGGGGAGGCGCGGGGTGCGCGTGTCGGTGTCGGACGTGAACGACAACGCGCCGAGTTTCTCGCAGGCGGTGTACACGGTGCTGACGCGGGAGAACAACGCGGCGGGCGCGGAGCTGGGTCGCGTGTGGGCGCGTGACCCGGACGAGGCGGGGAACGGTCGCGTGAGGTACTCGTTGTGGGAGGCGGCGGTCGGGGGGTGGCGGTCGGCGTCGAGCTACGTGTCGGTGGACGCGGAGAGCGGTCGCGTGTGGGCGCTGCAGGCGCTGGACTACGAGGAGGTGCAGGTGCTGGAGTTCGAGGTGCGGGCGGTGGACGCGGGGGAGCCGCCGCTGAGCGGCAACGCGACGGTGCAGGTGTTCGTGGTGGACGAGAACGACAACGCGCCGTCGCTGCTGCCGGCTGCGGGCGGCGGTGCGGGTGGGGAGGCGGGCGGGGGAGCGAGAGGAGGAGCGGGCGGGTCGTTGGAGGCGTGGTCCGGGGAGGGTTCTGAGGCCCTCATGGTTCCGTCTTTGTGGGCGTGGGCGTCGTGGGGGTCTCCGGCGGGGCAGGTGGTGGCGAAGATCCGCGCGGTGGACGCGGACTCGGGGTACAACGCGTGGCTGCGGTACGAGCTGTGGGAGCCGCGGGGGAAGGCGCCGTTCCGCGTGGGTCTGTACAGCGGCGAGGTGAGGACGACGCGGGCGCTGGAGGAGGCGGACGGCCCGCGTCAGAGGCTGTTGATCGTGGTGCGGGACCACGGGGAGCCGCCGCGCTCGGTGACGGCCACGCTGAGCGTGTCGGTGGTGGAGGgcgcggaggcggcggcggcggtggcggcggggTCGTCGGGTCCGCGGGCGTCGTCGGTGTCAGAGGAGGTTTCGTTGCTGTCGTCGGCGTCGACGAACGTGTGGCTGGTGGTGGCGATCTGCGCGGTGTCGAGCCTGTTCGTGCTGGCGGTGGTGCTGTACGGGGCGTCGCGGTGGGCGCCGCGGGCGGGCGTGGTGTCGGGGCCCGGTCCGACGACGCTGGTGTGCGCCAGCGAAGTGGGGAGCTGGTCGTACTCGCAGCGGCAGAGCCGGAGCCTGTGCGTGGCGGAGGGCGCGGGCAAGAGCGATCTGATGGTTTTCAGCCCCAACTTCCCGCCGCCGCCCGGCGCCGCGGCGAAGGAGACGCAGCCGGAGCCGCCCGCTCTGCTGGACACGGTCAGTGGCCCTCCCTGTCCCGGCACTcgccctttcctttctcttttgtctttttgtggTCACGGAATTTCACCCCTTGGGCTTgttccctggatccttctcttgGTCCTTGATGGTGTTAATTGGTCGTTTTCCTTTATGTTTTGCCCGTTATGGACCTCCTCTGGCTCTTGCTTTATACAAGTGGGCTGA